Proteins from one Flavobacterium sp. N2038 genomic window:
- a CDS encoding tRNA threonylcarbamoyladenosine dehydratase, giving the protein MAEWTERAELLFTKEGLQNLQNANVLVVGLGGVGSFAAEFLARAGVGNMTIVDGDVVDITNINRQLPALHSTVGEPKIKIVGDRLMDINPELKLTRVQEFLSPERAFEIVSPEFDYVLDCIDSITPKLNLIIAAKRKRVKIISSMGAGGKMLASKVKVADISKTINCYFSKAIRKRLKAVKINKLKVVFSSEIQNDKSLKLTDGKNFKKSFYGTNSYMPGLFGLHAAETVIRYILKKEE; this is encoded by the coding sequence ATGGCAGAGTGGACAGAAAGAGCCGAGCTTTTATTTACAAAAGAAGGATTGCAAAATTTGCAAAATGCAAATGTATTAGTAGTAGGATTAGGTGGTGTAGGATCATTTGCTGCTGAATTTTTGGCAAGAGCAGGAGTAGGGAATATGACTATTGTGGACGGAGATGTAGTTGATATTACCAATATCAACAGACAATTGCCGGCTTTGCATTCGACCGTAGGAGAGCCAAAAATCAAAATTGTTGGCGATCGTTTAATGGATATTAATCCAGAATTAAAACTAACCCGTGTTCAGGAATTTTTATCTCCGGAACGCGCTTTTGAAATTGTCTCTCCAGAGTTTGATTATGTCTTGGATTGTATTGATAGTATCACGCCGAAACTAAACTTAATTATTGCTGCAAAACGCAAAAGAGTGAAGATCATAAGCAGCATGGGAGCAGGAGGAAAGATGTTGGCATCTAAAGTAAAAGTTGCAGATATTTCTAAAACCATAAATTGCTACTTTTCTAAAGCAATTCGTAAAAGATTAAAAGCTGTTAAGATTAATAAATTGAAAGTGGTCTTTTCATCAGAGATTCAAAACGACAAAAGCCTAAAGCTTACAGATGGAAAAAATTTCAAAAAATCATTTTACGGAACAAACAGCTACATGCCGGGATTATTTGGACTTCATGCTGCAGAAACCGTAATTCGATATATACTTAAAAAGGAAGAGTAG
- a CDS encoding DUF1684 domain-containing protein, with protein sequence MKKSIALIVLMVFNYGFCQKKFSHTDVEKFQKQINSEYTDAKTSPLMEEDLKAFKTLDFYPISDKYFVNAKFEKAKNEKVFEMKTTGTRTPKYIKYGTIFFSINGVQMKLNVYRNIELSKQKEYKDHLFLPFSDLTSGKESYIGGRYIDLKIPKGNTITVDFNQAYNPYCAYNHKYSCPLVPLENDLNIEIKAGVKAFH encoded by the coding sequence ATGAAAAAATCTATTGCACTTATTGTTCTGATGGTTTTTAATTATGGCTTTTGTCAGAAAAAATTCAGTCACACTGATGTTGAGAAATTTCAGAAACAAATTAATTCTGAATATACTGATGCTAAGACAAGTCCGTTAATGGAAGAAGATTTAAAAGCTTTTAAAACTTTGGACTTTTATCCCATAAGTGATAAGTATTTTGTCAATGCAAAATTTGAAAAAGCAAAAAACGAGAAGGTTTTCGAAATGAAAACTACAGGTACAAGAACACCAAAATACATCAAGTACGGAACTATATTTTTTAGCATAAATGGAGTTCAGATGAAGCTGAACGTTTATAGAAATATTGAACTTTCAAAACAAAAGGAATACAAAGATCATTTGTTTTTGCCTTTTTCTGATTTAACCTCCGGAAAAGAAAGTTACATAGGAGGAAGGTATATAGATTTAAAAATTCCGAAAGGAAATACAATTACAGTTGATTTTAATCAGGCTTACAACCCGTATTGCGCTTATAATCATAAGTACTCTTGTCCGTTGGTTCCTTTAGAGAATGATTTAAATATTGAAATCAAAGCAGGAGTAAAAGCTTTTCATTAA
- a CDS encoding TatD family hydrolase gives MEFFNFHTHQFTNQSNVLELVNQYPLEFDATIAYYSIGIHPWYIKEDQTDLELKIIEEKLQTNNCLAIGECGLDKRIDIPLDQQIIVFEKQLQLAQKYNKPVVIHCVAAFQEVIAIKKKLNISVPMIIHGFSKNNQVAEQVIKAGFYISFGKYLLRNTDLKSVFQNIPNDRFFLETDTIEDGIQKVYDLAAEYKEINISELQSIISSNYTRVFGGRSD, from the coding sequence ATGGAATTCTTTAATTTTCATACCCATCAGTTTACAAATCAATCTAATGTTTTAGAATTGGTGAATCAATATCCCTTGGAGTTTGATGCAACAATCGCATATTATTCTATCGGAATTCACCCTTGGTATATTAAAGAGGATCAAACTGATTTAGAATTGAAAATTATCGAGGAAAAATTGCAAACTAATAATTGTTTAGCAATTGGAGAATGTGGTTTAGATAAGCGAATTGATATTCCTTTGGATCAGCAGATTATTGTTTTTGAAAAACAATTGCAATTAGCACAAAAGTATAATAAGCCAGTTGTGATTCATTGTGTTGCTGCTTTTCAGGAAGTAATAGCAATTAAGAAGAAATTGAATATCTCTGTTCCGATGATCATTCATGGTTTTTCAAAGAATAATCAAGTTGCAGAACAAGTAATAAAAGCTGGATTTTATATTTCGTTTGGAAAATATTTATTAAGAAACACGGATTTAAAAAGCGTTTTTCAGAATATTCCAAATGATCGTTTCTTTTTGGAAACCGATACAATTGAAGATGGTATTCAGAAGGTTTATGATTTAGCAGCTGAATATAAAGAAATAAATATAAGCGAATTGCAGTCTATTATTTCAAGTAATTATACAAGAGTGTTTGGTGGAAGAAGTGATTAG
- a CDS encoding sodium:solute symporter produces MQLFDWIVLIVTLLFIVGYGSWKTKGSKNVEDFILGNNETPWYTVGLSVMATQASAITFLSTPGQAYHDGMGFIQFYFGLPIAMIVICMTFIPLYHKNKVYTAYEFLEKRFDVRTRSLAAILFLVQRGLGTGLTIYAPAIILSALLGWNLTLMNIIIGVLVIIYTFSGGTKAVNVTQKQQMFVIMSGMFITFFLILHYLPNDMTFTSAMHIAGANDKMNIVDFSFNPEEKYTIWSGITGGFFLALAYFGTDQSQVGRYLSGKSVKESQMGLIMNGLLKVPMQFFILLTGVMVFVFFQFNPVPLNFNPNNKTIVEKSVFKEEYHVLEHKLEKLSEDKKVINLLYIDQLNQDFDNPILRKELVALSNKEKDLRDKAKEIISKADSNSETNDKDYVFFHFILHYLPKGLIGLLLAVIISAAMSSTASGLNALASTTAIDIYKRNLKTQKSEKHYLNATKFFTLFWGIVAILFACVGTLFENLIQLVNIIGSIFYGTVLGIFLVAFYSKRVKAKPMFISAIISQLTIFVIYYFMVYNQEKLGYLWLNFIGAILTIVLAFLMQILFFRGKSDPEDVILE; encoded by the coding sequence ATGCAACTATTTGACTGGATCGTACTGATTGTTACACTTTTATTCATTGTTGGATATGGTTCCTGGAAAACAAAAGGAAGTAAAAATGTTGAAGATTTTATTTTAGGAAACAACGAAACCCCTTGGTATACCGTTGGACTTTCTGTAATGGCAACTCAGGCAAGTGCCATTACTTTTTTGTCGACTCCCGGACAAGCCTATCATGACGGAATGGGCTTTATACAATTCTATTTTGGATTGCCAATTGCAATGATTGTCATCTGTATGACTTTTATTCCTTTATATCATAAAAACAAGGTTTACACTGCTTACGAATTTCTTGAAAAACGTTTTGATGTAAGAACCCGTTCTCTTGCAGCAATTCTTTTTTTGGTTCAAAGAGGTTTGGGAACCGGGCTTACCATTTATGCTCCGGCCATTATTTTATCTGCGCTTCTAGGCTGGAATCTAACATTAATGAACATCATTATTGGTGTTTTGGTAATTATCTATACTTTCTCGGGAGGAACAAAAGCAGTAAACGTAACACAAAAACAACAAATGTTTGTGATTATGTCGGGGATGTTTATCACCTTTTTCCTGATTCTGCATTATCTGCCTAATGATATGACTTTTACAAGCGCTATGCATATTGCAGGAGCAAACGATAAAATGAATATTGTAGATTTCTCCTTTAATCCTGAAGAAAAGTATACGATCTGGAGTGGAATAACAGGAGGTTTTTTCCTTGCACTAGCGTACTTTGGTACTGATCAATCTCAGGTTGGACGATATTTATCGGGGAAATCAGTAAAAGAAAGCCAAATGGGACTGATCATGAATGGACTTTTAAAAGTTCCGATGCAATTCTTTATTTTATTGACAGGAGTTATGGTTTTTGTTTTTTTTCAGTTCAATCCAGTTCCGTTAAATTTTAATCCGAATAATAAAACGATTGTTGAAAAATCGGTCTTTAAAGAAGAATATCATGTTTTGGAACATAAATTAGAAAAGCTTTCAGAAGATAAAAAAGTAATCAATTTATTGTACATCGATCAGCTGAATCAGGATTTTGATAATCCAATTCTACGCAAAGAATTGGTGGCTCTATCAAACAAAGAAAAAGATCTGCGTGACAAAGCAAAAGAAATTATTTCTAAAGCCGACAGCAATAGCGAAACCAATGATAAAGATTATGTATTCTTTCATTTTATTCTGCATTATTTGCCAAAAGGTTTAATAGGTTTATTACTTGCCGTTATTATTTCTGCAGCAATGTCATCAACTGCTTCAGGGCTAAATGCATTGGCATCAACTACAGCAATTGATATTTACAAACGAAATCTAAAGACCCAAAAATCAGAAAAACATTATCTTAATGCAACCAAGTTTTTCACACTGTTTTGGGGCATTGTAGCGATTCTTTTTGCTTGTGTTGGAACTTTATTTGAGAACTTAATTCAGCTTGTCAATATCATCGGATCTATATTTTACGGAACTGTTCTGGGAATATTCTTAGTGGCATTCTATTCTAAAAGAGTTAAAGCAAAACCAATGTTTATAAGCGCGATTATTAGTCAGTTGACGATCTTTGTGATTTATTATTTTATGGTTTACAATCAGGAAAAATTAGGATATTTATGGCTGAATTTTATTGGAGCCATTTTAACAATTGTATTGGCATTTTTGATGCAAATTTTATTTTTTAGAGGAAAATCAGATCCTGAAGATGTAATCTTAGAATAA
- a CDS encoding nuclear transport factor 2 family protein, whose translation MEQKLPLPPFTYETALEKIQLAEDAWNSQDPERVSKAYTINSEWRNRDKFVNGRAEIIEFLTQKWNKEQNYKLKKEYWAHTENRIAVRFEYEYQDIDGNWFRAYGNENWEFDANGLMQKRFASINDLSIKEEERKLK comes from the coding sequence ATGGAACAGAAATTACCATTGCCTCCTTTCACATATGAAACGGCATTAGAAAAAATTCAGTTGGCAGAAGATGCCTGGAATAGTCAGGATCCGGAGCGAGTTTCGAAAGCTTACACAATAAATAGTGAATGGCGAAACAGAGATAAGTTTGTAAACGGACGAGCAGAGATTATTGAGTTTTTAACTCAAAAATGGAATAAAGAACAAAATTATAAACTGAAAAAAGAGTATTGGGCTCATACAGAAAATAGAATTGCAGTACGATTTGAGTATGAATATCAGGATATTGACGGAAACTGGTTTCGTGCTTACGGGAATGAAAACTGGGAATTTGACGCAAATGGTTTAATGCAAAAAAGATTTGCAAGCATAAATGACCTTTCTATTAAAGAAGAGGAAAGAAAACTGAAATAA
- a CDS encoding PIG-L family deacetylase yields MRKIQLLILLFFLTGISDSFAQQPQKLNSVEIYNQIKKLNFLGSVLYIAAHPDDENTRLISYMANEMNARTGYLSLTRGDGGQNLIGPQLRELLGVIRTQELIEARKIDGGEQFFSRANDFGFSKNPDETLKIWDKDKVLADVVWTIRKFQPDVIINRFDHRSPGTTHGHHTSSAMLSVESFKLTNDSKIYPEQLKYVTPWQVKRQFFNPSWWFYGSQEKFDAADKSKFARLETGVYYTGIGKSNQEIAALSRSRHQSQGFGSTGTRGTETEYLELINGERAIERDNLFDGIDTSWNRIKNGKPIGELISKIVSKYDFSNPSASIPDLVKAYTMIQVLDDDHWKPLKAAAIRNIIASCSGLYLEAVASEQEATPGSTIKVSLEAINRCAVEMQLASVVTLPQNTTLVQNRILSNNNDQSISISIQLPNTIEYTQPYWLKEKATVGMYTVSNQENIGIPDIIREVKVVFNIKINGVEIPFERTVVYKYNDGVKGEMYNFLDIVPEVTTSILERVLIFKDTKSKMIPVKVRAGKDAVKGNLQLELPQSWVASPKQIPFTLDKKGTEQTFYFEVTPPVNPEEAVIKAVAITDNKRFDKDETIIDYSHITKQMVLKPAESKCIRIDLKTSGDAIGYIMGAGDEVPESLTQMGYKVTIIKPEEITPQKLDSFSTVITGIRAYNTVNALANKQKILFDFVKSGKNMIVQYNTFGKLVTDQIAPYPLKISYDRVTEENAKVTFLAPNHPVLNTPNKISEKDFQGWTQEQGLYYPDQYDPAFTPIISSHDKGESAKDGALLVAPYGKGYYIYTGLSFFRELPEGVAGAYRLLSNIISLKQPIEAPKQELKQ; encoded by the coding sequence ATGCGAAAAATTCAGTTACTAATACTTTTATTTTTTTTAACAGGGATTTCAGATTCTTTTGCACAACAACCACAAAAACTAAACTCTGTCGAAATTTATAACCAAATCAAAAAATTAAACTTTTTGGGTTCGGTTCTTTATATTGCGGCACACCCCGATGATGAAAATACACGTTTGATTTCTTATATGGCAAACGAAATGAATGCCAGAACAGGTTATTTGTCATTAACCCGAGGTGATGGAGGACAAAACTTAATTGGTCCGCAATTGCGCGAATTACTAGGTGTTATTAGAACACAGGAATTAATTGAGGCAAGAAAAATCGATGGAGGTGAACAGTTTTTCTCGCGTGCAAATGATTTTGGTTTTTCTAAAAACCCAGATGAAACTTTAAAAATCTGGGACAAAGATAAAGTACTTGCTGATGTAGTATGGACGATAAGAAAATTTCAGCCAGATGTAATTATAAATCGATTTGACCATCGTTCTCCGGGTACTACACATGGACATCATACATCATCAGCCATGTTGAGTGTAGAAAGTTTTAAACTTACAAATGATTCAAAAATATATCCTGAACAGTTAAAATATGTAACACCATGGCAGGTAAAACGTCAGTTTTTTAATCCATCATGGTGGTTTTATGGAAGTCAGGAAAAATTTGACGCTGCAGATAAATCCAAATTTGCAAGATTAGAAACCGGAGTTTATTATACCGGAATTGGAAAATCAAATCAGGAAATAGCCGCTTTAAGCCGCAGTCGTCACCAGTCACAAGGTTTTGGAAGTACAGGAACACGTGGCACAGAAACCGAATATCTTGAACTTATTAATGGAGAACGTGCCATAGAAAGAGACAATCTCTTTGATGGAATCGACACGTCCTGGAATCGCATTAAAAACGGAAAACCAATTGGAGAATTAATCTCCAAAATCGTTTCAAAATACGATTTCAGCAATCCATCTGCAAGTATTCCGGATTTAGTAAAAGCCTATACTATGATTCAAGTTTTAGACGACGATCATTGGAAACCATTAAAAGCAGCTGCTATTAGAAATATTATCGCGTCTTGTTCCGGTTTATATCTTGAAGCAGTGGCAAGCGAACAGGAAGCAACGCCCGGAAGTACTATTAAAGTTAGTCTTGAAGCCATTAACAGATGTGCAGTTGAAATGCAACTGGCAAGTGTGGTAACACTACCTCAAAACACAACTTTAGTTCAAAACAGGATTTTAAGCAACAATAACGACCAAAGTATTAGTATTTCAATCCAACTTCCAAACACTATTGAATATACACAGCCATATTGGTTAAAAGAAAAGGCAACTGTTGGAATGTATACCGTTTCTAATCAGGAAAATATTGGGATTCCTGATATCATTAGAGAAGTTAAGGTTGTTTTCAATATAAAAATAAACGGAGTTGAAATTCCGTTTGAACGTACTGTAGTTTACAAGTACAATGATGGTGTAAAAGGCGAAATGTACAATTTTCTTGATATCGTTCCTGAAGTAACAACATCAATTTTAGAGAGAGTATTGATATTTAAAGATACCAAAAGCAAAATGATTCCGGTAAAAGTACGTGCCGGTAAAGATGCTGTAAAAGGAAATTTACAATTAGAATTACCTCAAAGCTGGGTAGCTTCACCGAAACAAATTCCATTTACTTTAGATAAAAAAGGAACTGAACAAACCTTTTATTTTGAGGTTACTCCTCCTGTAAATCCAGAAGAAGCAGTTATAAAAGCGGTCGCAATCACCGATAACAAACGTTTTGACAAAGATGAAACCATTATAGATTACTCACATATTACCAAGCAAATGGTTTTAAAACCTGCGGAATCAAAATGTATCCGAATTGACCTGAAAACATCTGGCGATGCAATTGGTTATATTATGGGCGCTGGTGACGAAGTTCCGGAAAGTTTAACCCAAATGGGATATAAAGTTACGATTATTAAACCCGAAGAAATTACACCCCAAAAACTAGATTCTTTTAGTACTGTTATTACCGGAATCCGTGCGTATAACACAGTAAATGCTTTGGCCAACAAACAAAAAATACTCTTTGATTTTGTAAAAAGCGGTAAAAATATGATCGTGCAATACAATACTTTTGGAAAACTGGTAACCGATCAGATTGCGCCATATCCTTTAAAAATTTCTTATGATCGTGTAACTGAAGAAAATGCAAAAGTTACTTTTTTAGCACCAAATCATCCGGTTTTAAATACTCCGAATAAAATCAGTGAAAAAGATTTTCAGGGCTGGACTCAGGAACAAGGATTGTACTATCCTGATCAATATGATCCTGCCTTCACTCCTATTATCTCATCACATGATAAAGGCGAATCTGCAAAAGATGGTGCTTTACTAGTGGCACCATACGGAAAAGGATACTATATTTACACCGGTTTAAGCTTTTTCAGAGAACTCCCGGAAGGTGTTGCAGGTGCTTATCGGTTACTGTCGAATATCATTTCGCTAAAACAGCCTATAGAAGCTCCTAAACAAGAATTAAAGCAATAA
- a CDS encoding HAD family hydrolase, which produces MIKTVIFDMDGVIVDTEPVHRYSYYKQFSELNIEVPEEMYTRFTGFSTRNTFQTLKEIFPVIDQEVEDLIQRKRNIFNDAFDTKEDLYLLEGVEDLIKDLYANGIQLILASSASKVTIDRVFTRFNLHQYFSHIVSGEDFPQSKPNPAIFIHAASLSIAPKEESIIIEDSTNGVKAAKAAGIYCVGYKSQHSKLQDLSEADLIIDHFSELNAMKISQLDAGII; this is translated from the coding sequence ATGATTAAAACAGTAATTTTTGATATGGACGGTGTAATTGTAGATACAGAACCCGTTCATCGTTATTCGTATTACAAACAATTCTCAGAATTAAATATTGAAGTTCCGGAAGAAATGTATACCAGGTTTACGGGATTTTCTACACGAAATACTTTTCAGACATTAAAAGAAATTTTTCCCGTGATTGATCAGGAAGTCGAAGATTTAATTCAGAGAAAAAGAAATATATTTAATGATGCATTTGATACCAAAGAAGATTTGTATTTGCTGGAAGGTGTTGAAGATTTGATTAAAGATTTGTATGCAAACGGTATTCAGTTAATTTTAGCTTCATCTGCATCTAAAGTTACTATTGATCGTGTTTTTACAAGATTTAACCTGCATCAGTATTTCTCGCATATTGTTAGCGGAGAGGATTTTCCGCAGTCAAAACCAAATCCGGCGATTTTTATTCATGCTGCTTCGTTATCAATTGCTCCAAAAGAAGAAAGTATTATAATCGAAGACAGTACAAATGGCGTAAAAGCTGCAAAAGCAGCCGGAATTTATTGTGTAGGTTATAAAAGTCAACATTCGAAATTACAGGATTTATCTGAAGCTGATTTAATTATTGATCATTTTTCGGAATTAAATGCTATGAAAATATCACAGTTAGATGCTGGAATTATATAA
- a CDS encoding MCP four helix bundle domain-containing protein → MKDQKKYSNKTKAAFVLLIVMLIILLGNFNTLQNSKKVNENINAIFNDRLVVAHYIFQYSKELHFIKAEAEKLDLSDNIKKDEIVQTLTIIHNIDDLYAKTVLTNNEKSHFDAFLASCKEINTQVENKNWGKIANSSTQALKTLESLSQIQIEEGKAKLAAANAMYNKNNSLGQLQIALLIILGAITFYLLIVKKIKRSIKIPEPPSLN, encoded by the coding sequence ATGAAAGATCAAAAAAAATACAGTAATAAGACCAAAGCGGCTTTTGTACTACTTATTGTGATGCTTATCATTTTGTTGGGCAACTTTAACACGCTGCAGAATTCTAAAAAAGTAAACGAAAATATCAATGCCATTTTTAATGACCGATTGGTTGTGGCACATTACATTTTTCAATATTCTAAAGAACTTCATTTTATAAAAGCTGAAGCCGAAAAACTGGATCTAAGCGATAATATTAAGAAAGACGAAATTGTACAAACCCTTACTATCATTCATAATATTGATGATTTGTATGCCAAAACGGTATTGACAAATAATGAGAAAAGTCATTTTGATGCTTTTCTGGCTTCATGTAAAGAGATCAATACACAAGTCGAAAATAAAAACTGGGGAAAGATTGCCAATTCAAGTACTCAGGCTCTAAAAACACTGGAATCATTATCCCAAATTCAAATTGAAGAAGGCAAAGCAAAACTTGCTGCTGCCAATGCCATGTATAATAAAAACAATAGTTTAGGACAGCTCCAAATTGCCTTACTTATCATTTTGGGAGCAATTACCTTTTATCTTTTAATTGTAAAGAAAATAAAAAGATCGATAAAGATTCCGGAGCCGCCTAGCCTCAATTAA
- a CDS encoding DUF2911 domain-containing protein: protein MKKILIALAIIITPFVSEAQVKTPQASPKGYIKQTVGLTDVEVTYSRPGARGRAVFGNLVPFGKLWRTGANENTIINFGDDVVIDGKTLKKGKYAIYTIPKIESWEVIFYLSTDNWGLPENWSDAYVALRTTVKENALPTPVETFTIGINGLDPNFGYLEMSWENSHVALKFEVPTAKMATASIEKTLAGPTANDYFAAAQYLFQSNGNIDTARTYVDKSLDMSTDKPYFILRLKSLIQAKQGDKKGAVETAKASLAAAETANNQDYVKMNKDSIAEWSR from the coding sequence ATGAAAAAAATACTTATTGCATTAGCCATTATTATAACGCCTTTTGTTTCTGAAGCGCAAGTTAAAACGCCACAAGCAAGTCCAAAAGGATACATTAAGCAAACAGTTGGTTTAACCGATGTTGAAGTTACTTATTCAAGACCCGGAGCTCGTGGCAGAGCAGTTTTTGGAAACTTAGTTCCATTTGGAAAACTTTGGAGAACCGGAGCAAACGAAAATACAATCATTAACTTTGGTGATGATGTTGTTATCGATGGAAAAACTTTGAAAAAAGGAAAATATGCGATTTATACGATTCCAAAAATCGAAAGCTGGGAGGTAATTTTTTATCTTTCTACAGACAATTGGGGATTACCTGAAAACTGGAGTGATGCATATGTTGCTTTAAGAACTACTGTTAAAGAGAATGCATTACCGACGCCGGTTGAGACTTTTACTATCGGAATTAACGGTTTAGATCCTAATTTTGGTTATTTAGAAATGTCTTGGGAAAATTCTCATGTAGCATTAAAATTTGAAGTTCCAACTGCAAAAATGGCTACCGCAAGTATCGAAAAAACTTTAGCCGGACCAACTGCAAATGATTATTTTGCTGCAGCACAATATTTATTTCAATCAAACGGAAATATTGATACAGCAAGAACTTATGTAGATAAATCTCTGGACATGAGTACAGATAAACCCTATTTTATTCTGAGACTTAAATCATTGATTCAGGCTAAACAAGGAGACAAAAAAGGAGCGGTAGAAACTGCAAAAGCTTCTTTGGCTGCTGCTGAAACTGCAAATAATCAGGATTATGTTAAAATGAATAAAGACAGTATTGCTGAGTGGAGCAGATAA
- a CDS encoding TetR/AcrR family transcriptional regulator: MAPRERILEKTFTLFHRQGYNATGINQIIEEAKVAKASFYQHFKSKEDLCVAFLDQRHVFWFDELKKFTSKGNDPKSKITASLDFLIYMNEKENFRGCSFLNILSEIQSDNVKILNVIQNHKSDLRNYFNEILSNTLLSDHVYLLFESCIIESQLFKSNQLITQTRKIIETLNL, from the coding sequence ATGGCACCAAGAGAAAGAATTTTAGAAAAAACATTTACATTATTCCATAGACAAGGTTATAATGCAACTGGTATTAATCAGATTATTGAAGAAGCGAAAGTGGCTAAAGCAAGTTTTTATCAGCATTTTAAATCTAAGGAAGATTTGTGTGTTGCATTTTTGGATCAGCGACATGTCTTTTGGTTTGATGAATTGAAAAAATTCACCTCAAAAGGAAATGATCCAAAATCAAAGATAACTGCTTCATTAGATTTTTTAATTTATATGAATGAGAAGGAGAATTTTAGAGGATGCAGTTTTCTCAATATCTTATCGGAAATTCAGTCAGATAATGTAAAAATTCTCAACGTTATTCAGAACCACAAAAGTGATTTGCGAAATTACTTTAATGAGATTCTTAGCAATACACTCTTATCGGATCATGTATATCTGCTTTTTGAGAGTTGTATTATCGAAAGTCAATTGTTTAAATCAAATCAGCTTATTACGCAAACCAGAAAAATTATAGAAACGTTAAATTTATAA